One window from the genome of Parasegetibacter sp. NRK P23 encodes:
- a CDS encoding NAD(P)/FAD-dependent oxidoreductase produces the protein MQQQLSLRLTPEEAASPETLRAYLVASLGVKPASLTGYHIEKRSIDARSKQPWINLTCLCYVDEPLPVERFQPYIFPDVSKAQKQVIIVGAGPAGLFAALKLIEKGIRPIVLERGKDVRARRRDLAAMNKLGEVNPESNYCFGEGGAGTYSDGKLYTRSTKRGDIKRILQLLVQFGAEESVLYDAHPHIGTNKLPQIITAMREQVIASGGFFLFEQKVNQFILENNAVTGVKTQQGGAWKGEAVILATGHSARDIFHLLDEQQILIENKSYALGVRIEHPQALIDTIQYHCPVRNEHLPPASYSLVEQVQGHGVFSFCMCPGGIIAPAATAPGEVVVNGWSPSKRNNPYANSGMVVTVHPEKLKRFEKYGALAGMYFQQEIEQKAAWVGGGKLVAPAQRMGDMVNGRNSASLPDCSYLPGIHSADLREVLPGFIHTSLKEGFVAFGKKMRGYLSNEAVVVATESRTSSPVRIPRDGVTLQHPQIADLYPCGEGAGYAGGIVSAAMDGERVAEVIAMR, from the coding sequence ATGCAACAACAACTCTCTCTCCGCCTCACCCCCGAAGAAGCCGCCAGCCCCGAAACGTTGCGCGCCTACCTTGTTGCATCCCTCGGCGTGAAACCAGCCTCCCTTACCGGCTACCACATTGAGAAAAGATCCATCGACGCCCGCAGCAAACAACCATGGATCAACTTAACCTGCCTATGTTATGTGGATGAACCCCTGCCGGTGGAACGTTTCCAGCCTTATATTTTTCCCGATGTAAGTAAGGCCCAAAAACAAGTGATCATTGTGGGTGCGGGTCCCGCGGGATTATTCGCTGCGCTGAAACTGATTGAAAAGGGTATTCGCCCCATCGTACTGGAGCGCGGCAAAGATGTGCGTGCCCGGCGCAGGGATCTCGCGGCCATGAACAAGCTCGGTGAGGTAAACCCCGAAAGCAATTACTGCTTCGGCGAAGGCGGCGCGGGAACCTACAGCGATGGGAAATTGTACACACGCAGCACCAAGCGCGGCGACATTAAGCGGATACTGCAATTGCTGGTGCAGTTTGGCGCGGAAGAATCCGTGCTGTACGATGCGCATCCCCACATCGGGACCAACAAACTTCCGCAGATCATCACCGCGATGCGGGAACAGGTGATCGCCAGCGGCGGATTTTTTCTCTTCGAACAAAAAGTAAATCAGTTCATCCTCGAAAACAATGCCGTTACTGGCGTGAAAACACAACAAGGCGGCGCATGGAAAGGCGAAGCCGTGATACTGGCTACAGGGCATTCGGCACGAGACATATTTCACCTGCTCGATGAGCAGCAGATACTGATCGAAAACAAATCGTATGCTTTGGGCGTTCGCATTGAACATCCGCAAGCGCTGATAGATACCATTCAATACCATTGCCCGGTAAGGAACGAGCACCTTCCTCCTGCATCTTATAGTCTGGTGGAACAGGTACAAGGACATGGCGTATTTTCTTTCTGTATGTGTCCTGGTGGTATTATCGCCCCGGCGGCCACGGCTCCGGGCGAAGTGGTGGTGAACGGGTGGAGTCCTTCCAAGCGGAATAATCCTTATGCGAACTCGGGCATGGTGGTAACGGTGCACCCCGAGAAGTTGAAGCGCTTTGAAAAATATGGTGCTTTGGCCGGCATGTATTTCCAGCAGGAGATTGAGCAGAAAGCAGCCTGGGTGGGTGGTGGTAAACTCGTGGCCCCCGCGCAGCGCATGGGCGATATGGTGAATGGCAGAAATTCGGCTTCACTACCGGATTGCTCTTATCTGCCCGGTATTCATTCCGCCGACCTGCGGGAGGTGCTTCCGGGGTTTATACATACCAGTCTGAAAGAAGGTTTCGTGGCGTTTGGAAAAAAGATGCGCGGTTATCTTAGCAACGAAGCGGTGGTGGTGGCTACTGAATCGCGGACTTCTTCTCCCGTGCGCATTCCAAGGGATGGTGTTACCCTGCAACATCCGCAGATAGCGGATCTGTACCCTTGCGGAGAAGGCGCGGGTTACGCGGGCGGTATCGTGAGCGCTGCTATGGATGGAGAAAGGGTTGCGGAGGTGATTGCCATGCGGTAA